CGGTGTTTCGCCCGAACACCGGCTGTTCATGATCTGTAACGAGTGTGGTGCCGTCTTCGCCCAGCGGAGCAAACCCGGAAGCGGCACCGTCTGTGGCGACTGCGGGACGACGTTCGATCACGACCACGCCTGACGACGTGCCCGGATCGGATCGCGCCGGCGGACGACTCGCGATCGATCGACGCGACACGGTAGTCAAATTTCTTATACGTTGGGTTCGTGCGATAGACTCGCCGCCCGTTTCGATTCACCGGTCCCGGGCCTGAATCGACAACGACAGCTAGTTACGCCCGGGTCCGTTCCCGTCGCACATGGACGCTGCGTTGATCATCCTCGACGGCTGGGGACTCGGCGACGGCGAGGGACGGAACGCGATCGAGGCGGCCCGGACGCCCGTGTTCGATCGGCTCGCCGACGCCGGCGCGTACGGGTCCCTCGAGGTGGCCGGCCGACGCGTCGGCCTCCCCGAGGGCCAGATGGGCAACAGCGAGGTCGGTCACCTGAACATCGGTGCCGGCAGAGTCGTCTACCAGGAGTACACCCGAATCTCCGACTCGATCGCGGACGGTTCGTTCCGGAAGAACGACGCGATCAACACGGCATTTACGAACGCCCGCGAGAACGACGGGAAGATCCACTTCGTCGGCCTCGTCAGCGACGGGGGCGTGCACTCGGACCACGAGCACCTGCACGCGCTGATCGAACTCGCCGGCGATCGGGACGTCGAGGCCGTCACGCACGCGATCACGGACGGCCGCGACACCTCGCCGACCGGCGGCCGCGACTACCTCTCGACGCTCGCGGACGTCGTCGACGAGCACGGGACGGGCGACGTGGCCACGGTGACGGGCCGGTACTACGCGATGGACCGCGACCAGAACTGGGACCGCACGAAGCGGGCCTACGACGCGATCGTGAACCGGGCGGCCGACCACGAGGCCGCGTCCGCGGTCGAAGCGATCGAGGAGTCGTACGACCGGGGCGAGACCGACGAGTTCGTCGAACCGACCGTTATCTCGGGACAACCGGCGCTCGAGGACGGCGACTCCGTCGTCTGGTTCAACTTCCGTTCCGATCGCGCCCGACAGCTCACCCGGATGCTCGCGGACATCCGACCCGGAGACTGGGCGGACGTGTTCGAGACGAGTCCGCCCGACGCCGAGGTCGTCATGTTGACCCAGTACGACAAGACGTTCGACCTCCCCGTCGCCTACCCGCCGACCCAGCCAAAGCAGGTGCTCGGCGAGGTGCTTTCCGACGCTGGCAAGACCCAGCTCCGGATCGCCGAATCCGAGAAGTACGCCCACGTCACCTACTTCCTGAACGGCGGTCGCGAGGTCGAGTTCGACGGCGAGATCCGAAAGATCGTCGAGAGCCCCGACGTCCCGACCTACGATCTCCAGCCCGAGATGAGCGCCCCCGAGGTCACGGATACGGCGATCGAAACGATACGATCCGACGACCCGGACGTGCTCGTGCTCAACTACGCCAACCCGGACATGGTCGGCCACACGGGCGATTACGAGGCCGCGATCGAGGCCGTCGAGGCGGTCGACGCACAACTCGGCCGACTCGTCGAGGCCCTCGAAGAAGCCGGCGCGGACGTCCTGATCACCGCTGACCACGGTAACGCCGACGACATGGGGACCGAGGAGGACCCGCACACGGCCCACACGTACAACGACGTGCCCTTCGTCTACGTTTCAGCCGACGACACGGCGGACGATCGGGACCTCCGCGAGGGCGGCACGCTCGCGGACATCGCGCCGACGATCCTCGAACTGATCGACGTCGATCAACCTCCCGAGATGACGGGTGAACTGCTGCTCGAGTAGCGGCGTTACGCTCGACCGGTGCGAGAGAATCGCTGCGAATTAGGACGCCAGTTCGGTTATAGAAATCCCGTCACGCATGTCCCAGCGCGTCGAAAACGAACCGACGGGAATGACAGCTACTCCATCACCGTCCTGGCCGCCGTCAGACGACGAGCGGACGTCGAGGCCGGAGACAAACTCCGATGGGTCGTCGACGAGGAGGGGGTTCTTTGCGTCGGCCGCTAGCTCACGTTCGACGGCCAACGGTGACAGCTCCACCGGAAGCAGCCGGTATTCCCGGTGACGGATCGTCGGCCGCTATCGCGACTACCGATCGAACTGTCAGTAACGGATAGTGCGTCGGGCGTGGATTTTCGCGTCCGGTGAGGACGATCGCACTCCCGACAGTCGTTCTCCCCGCCGATCGCGAATCGCCGATCGCTGTCTTCCGGTTCGAGCGGCCGTCGGTTCGGCCGGACGGTCACCGTTCGCGGCCCCGAATCAGTTCGGGGAGAGCCGGGATAGCGACCGATTTTGCGGCTACTGGGAAGATTATCACCCTCCGGTGGCAGGGTCCGGCTATGGGAGACCATCGCGACGATCACCGATTCGCCACACGAAGTATTCACGCCGGTCAGGAGTCGGACCCGACGACGGGGGCGCGAGCACCGCCGCTCTACCAGACCACCTCCTACGAGTTCGAGGACACCGAGCACGCTGCCGCCCTGTTCGGACTGGAGGAGTTCGGCAACATCTACTCGCGGATTATGAACCCGACGAACGCGATGCTAGAGGAGCGCATCGCGACGCTCGAGGGCGGGGTCGGTGCGCTCGCCACGGCCTCGGGGATGGCCGCGTTCGACCTCGCGACGTTCATCCTCGCGGAGGTCGGGGACAACATCGTCTCCTCCTCGGCACTGTACGGCGGCACCTACACCTACCTCACCCACACCGTCGCGAAACGCGGGATCGAGACGAAATTCGTCGACACGCTCGACTACGAGGCCTACGCGGAGGCGATCGACGACGACACCGCCTTCGTCCACCTCGAGACGATCGGCAATCCCGCCCTGGTGACGCCCGACATCGAGCGCATCGCCGACATCGCCCACGACCACGACGTGCCGCTGTTCGTCGACAATACGTTCGCGACACCCTACCTGTGCCGACCGCTCGAACACGGCGCGGACCTCGTCTGGAACTCCACGACGAAGTGGATCCACGGTGCGGGCTCGACCGTCGGCGGAATCCTCGTCGATGGCGGCTCGTTCCCGTGGGACGAGGGCGATTATCCCGAACTCACCGAACCCAATCCGGCCTACCACGGCGTCAACTTCCACGAGACCTTCGGCGAGCGGGCGTTCGCGATCGCCGCGCGCACCCGCGGCCTGCGGGATCTGGGGAACCAGCAGTCCCCGTTCGACGCCTGGGTCACCCTGCAGAAACTCGAGTCGCTCCCGCTCCGGATGGAGAAACACTGCGAGAACGCCATGGCAGTCGCGGAGTACCTCGAGGACCACTCGAAGGTCTCGTGGGTCAACTATCCCGGCCTCGAGAGCCACGAGACCCACGCGAACGCCCGCGAGTACCTCGACGGCGGCTACGGTGGCATGATCACGTTCGGCCTCGACGGCGGTTACGATGCCGCCGAGACGGTCTGCAACGAGGTCGACCTCGCGAGCCTGCTGGCGAACGTCGGCGACGCGAAGACCCTGATCATCCACCCCGCGAGCACGACCCACCAGCAACTCACCGAGGAGGAGAAACTGGCCAGCGGCGTCACGGACGACCTCGTACGCCTCTCGGTCGGCATCGAGGACGTCGACGACGTGATCGCGGACCTCGATCGCGCGATCGAGCAGGCCTGAGTCCACGGCTGTCGCGGTCGATCGCGTCGACAGTTCCCCGCGGTCGGACCGATCCACCCCGTTACGTCCGCCGGGTTTCCCCTCGCCGGTAAGGTCTCCCGGCGCGACTGGTCGGTCATGACTACGGGACCCCTCACGTCCGACGCCGTCGATCGGTTCGTAACCACCTGCCTGGATTCCGTCGGGGAGGAACTGCGGTCGGTCACCTGCTTCACCCGCGACGACTTCGAGCAGGTGTACCTGCGCGAGGGCCTGGAGCGCAACGCCGATCTCGACACGTTCATCGGCAACGAGTGGTGCGGCTTCAAGGTCACCCAGGCCGCCAACGAGGGGTCGGAACTCGGGGCGTACCGGTACACCATCCGCGTCTTCGAGAACGGCAACCGCCTCCGTGTCACTTCCGAGCGCGAAGGCGTGTTCGTCACGACCGACGACCTCACGCTCGAGGAGTTCGCGGACCTCGCGTCCGTGCTGGGCGACGAACTCGAGCGTCGGGCGCTCGAGCGACCGGTCTAGCGATCGCGCGTCCGCTCCGCTCCGTCCTCGGACTCGGACTCGGACCGCGCGGTCGCTGGCTGATCCGCGCTCGACTCGGAGCCGATCGGGAGACCCGACCCGAGTTCCCCGTGGATACCGAGCAATCGTGCGAAACGCTGGCGCTCTGCGGCGTGTCTGTCGAGAGACATGCTGACCAGCATGCCTGGATCCGTTGTAGTAATGCGGAGCGTTTCCCCTGGAAATCCACGACTACCGTCGTGAAACGATCCCCGCGCCGACCGGCGGTTTCACGATCAAGCATCGACAACGACGGACCCCTACAGCGTAACACCCTTCTCCGCCAGGCCCGTCTCCCCTCTCGATGACCGACTTTCCAGCGCCCGTCGAGCGCGAACTCGACGCCCACGACGCCTTCACGCCAGCCGACGACGGCTACGAACTCACGACGACGGTCTTCGACGCGACCGTCACCGCCGACGAGGCGGAGGGGAAGCGCGACGGCCGTTTCACCGCCACCGTACTCCTGCCGGCCCTCGACGCTGCGGTGGCCGGGGAGTCCGTCGCGCCCGTCGTCGAAGACGGCTGGTTCGAGACGCTCGAGCGCCGGCTGCAGGACGTTTTCACTGTCGCCCACACGAGCACCCACGATGAGCCCGTCGTCGATCGGGACGGCGACGAAGTCACCGTTACCCTGGAGTACGTCGCCTGGAACGCCGGCGAGGGCGTCGAGGACGCCAAGGCTCTCATCGAGTTCGTCGAGGGAACGTACGCACAGGGAATCATTCCGGGCTACGAGTACCGCGGCGAGGCGGCGACGCTGCTCGAGAACGCTCAGAACCGCGGTCAGCAGGCTGCGGACGGAGACGGGAGTAGCGGCGGGATGCCGATGTAACTCGTTGCCGGCGATTGCCAGCGATTGCTGTGGCCGGGAACGCGGTTCTCGACTTTCTCGAGCCGCGTTCCCCGGGGAAGGGCGGGTTTAACACCCGATTACCGACCGCGAGCGACCAGCGGGAGCGAGCGGGCCGACGACTGACTCGGAGTGAGCATTGCGAGCGGAGCGGAAGGAGGAGTGCTTTTCATCCAGGTTTTGCCGCGGGCGCGGCTTCGCCGCACCCGCAGCGCAAAAGTCGGGCTCTAGTCCATCGCGATGTACGTCTGCGTGTCCTCGATCCCGCTGATGCCCTGGATCTGGGTCGCCGCGATCTCCTTGACTGCGGCGGGCGTCTCGACCTGCGCTTTCGCGATGATGTCGACGTCGCCGGCGACGATGTGGGCCGACTGGACCCCCTCGATCGATTCGACGCTGTCTCTGAGCCGATCCGCCTCGCCCGTGTTCGCTTTGATCATGACGAATGCCGTAACCATCAGTTGACACCTCCGGCGTCCGCGTTGGCGGCCGCGAGATCGGGATTCTCACCGACCAGCAACTGTCTGACGTCGCTCAACACCTCGAAGTCCGCGAGCACGACGAGCCGATCGCCGTCCTCGAGCGAGAGGTCCTCACTCGGTATCTCGAGGGGCTGGCCGCGTTTGCCGAACGCGAGGACGGTCGCGTCGGCCGGGAGATGCAGTTCGCTGATCGTGTAGCCGTTGACGGGTGCGCTGTTGGTGATCGTGAGTTCGACGACCTGCAGGTTCTGGGCGATGTCCGCGATCGCGCGGATGGTGCCGCCGAGGAGGGCGTTCTTGGCGCCGATCGCGCCGAGGCGTTCGGGGTAGATCACCTCGTCGACCTCGTGGGCGTACTTCCGGTAGATCCCCTCGCGGTAGGCCTCGTCGATGCGCATGATCGTCCGGGCGCCGTAGTGGTCCCCGATCATGCAGGCGGTGAAGTTGACGTTCAGGTCGCCGGTCAGCGCACCGAGTGCGTCGGCCTCCGCGATGCCGGCCTCTGCGAGGAGGTCTTCCCGGGAGCCGTCACCGACGACGACGGAAAATCCCTGTTCCCGGGCTCGTTTGACCTTCGTTTCATCGCGCTCGATGATCGTCACCTCGTGGCCCTCCTCGCGTAAGACACGCGCTGTGCGCAGACCGACCCGTCCTGCGCCGATGATCACGAACCGCATGGACAGGGGTACGCTCGCCCCCGTGAATAAGTTTGCCCCGGTGTAACATACCACTCGTTCGAAGATCGACCAAAGGCTTTAGTCGTGTGAGGGAGTACCACACCAGCGAGACAGATGGTTCACGCGTTTATTATGGTGAAGACGGCCGCCGGGAAGTCCGAGGGGCTGCTCGCGTCGATAAGGGGCCTCGAGATGGTCACCGACGCCCACATCGTCGCCGGCAACTACGACATCATCACGGAGGTCGACGCGGAGCAAGTCTACGACGTTCTCAAGGTCGTCTCTTCGAATATTCAGAGTCTCGAGGGCGTGACCGACACGAAGACGTACATCGCGATGGACTAGATGCCAGCTTGTACCGAGGGACGCTGCGCTGTGTGCGCAGACACTAGCGCGGCAAACTGCAGCGTAAAAGCTGGACCAGAAGCACTCCTCTCCGTTTCGTTCACTGCGTTCACTTCACGTCGGTCGTCGGCCCGCTCGTACCCGCCGGTCGCTCGCGGTCGGTAATCGCCCGGATAGAACACCGACATCGATTTCGGGCGAGCGGTCGGTCGATGGCTGATCCGTGGATGCGACCGTTCGGAAGAGTTCTCCTCGAGTAGAGACCCATTCGTCGACGTACTCGTGATGGAGGCTACGGTAGTGTCGGTAGGCATCGACCGTCGCCGTCGCAATCCGATCCCTGAGGGCGGATCCGGCGAACTCATCAGCGAGCGCATCGGCCGTTGTGACGCTGGCGTCGTCGAATAGCGAAAAGCGACTACTGAACGATCGACCTCCTCCCCCGCGTGAACACGGGGGAATCCCACCATGGGATTTCAGGCCGAGTGTCGCGGCCCGTTGGTTTCAAGACGCGTACGTTCCATGTGTCACCTGCTGGGTTTCAGCATCGGCATGGCTGTCTTGTGGCCCGGTCAATGAGGTCGTTCGAAAATCGAAGATTTTCGTGATCACGAGAGACGAAGTCTCTCGAACGACCCCATCCGTAGCCGAGTCATCGTCACCGGCCTTCTGTCGGGAATACTGGTCGCTTTGGCGGTGACTCTCTCCACTACGGTAGCGGTCTGCGATGTTTATCGCCCCGTTCACGTCCGCTTGGTACTCTGTAACCCAACAGTCGTCGTTCGAACAGCGGAACGTCGACTGTCGTGGTCGATAGCCGATCTCGCCGCAGGCGTGGCATGCTTTCGACGTGTTCCGAGGATCCACCGTCTCGACGGGAATCCCCTTCTCGACAGCTTTGTACCGGATCTGTGCGTAGTTTCGCGAAGCCCCATCCGTGCAACCGTCGGTTCATGTATTCGCCGTAGTCCATGTTCTCACGGATGTACGTCAGGTCTTCCAGCACCAGCACAGGATTCTCAACAGACTCAGCGTATTTGACGACTTCACGGGTCACACGGTGGAACACGTCGTCGATCTGGTTCCACAGTGCGTGACCGTAGGACTCGGCAATTCGTTTACTGCCACGCTTCTGAAGTCGCCGTGTGGCAGTGAAGTAGGTTTTTCGGAGCCGCCGAACGGCTTTGCCGTCGTCGGCCCACAGTTTGGGGCGAACCGGAGATCCGTTCTCGTCGCGGTGACACACCGTGACGAGACTCGCTTCTCCGACGTCCACACCGATCGGTGTCCGCTCGTCGGCAGTCATCGACGAGTGATCCACTACGTCGCGGGTAGCGGTGACGTGAAAATACCACGTTTCGTCCCGCTCGACGAGCCGACACTCTCCCATTTCCGCTCCACCCGCATATAGGGCTTCCAACCACTCCCGCTGTTCTGGATTCGGTTGTGCGGGCACCCAGAGGTGGTAGTCGTCGTGGTGCGGGATTTTGACGTACCATTCAAGAGCGTTCTGGGGCTTGTGGTCGAGCTTCGGGCCTTCGTTCGTGAAGCGGACGGGATGGTCGTCGTGAAGTTCTTTCGCGTCGTAACTACCGCCACAGAGCTGTGGGATGTACTATTCCTCGCTGTTCGGGAGCAGGACGTCACTCACTGGGAGGCGTTCTTCGAGTCGTTCGACCTGCCCACTGCATTCGAGCGCCAACCGAGAGAAGAGCTAGCGGGGCCGCTGCAGATCGTGCTCGATCCTCAACCATCGCTCGAGATCGACCACGTCGGAGGCTATCCGGTCATTCCACGGGCGGAGACGATCGAGTATATGCGTGACCATTACGTGCAGTTCCAGTCAGCCCTCGCGATGGTCGACCGAATGTACGACGACCTCGGTGTTGCCTACCGAGAGTGAGAGAGCCCAATCATGAGTTTCCACAATCGGAGTGACGCACTCATCGAACTCTCGGGGAACTCACCCAGAGTAACCACGAGTACGTGCTCGTCGGCGGCTACGCTGTGTCCGCATTCGACGCACGCTTTTCGACAGATCTCGATATCGTCGTTGCACCGAACTCTAAAGAGGAATTCGTCGACTTTCTCGAAACTCGTGGATTCGAGGAAACAGATAGTCACGCCAAGCAGTGGTTCTACGATACGGAAGTGATCGAGTACGAAAAGCGACTCGCACCCCAGCAGCCGATCGGTTTCGATTTGCTGGTGAATGGGCTCGGCTGTCGACAGACGGAGGCACAGTGGTCGTTCGACTATCTGTTCGATCGGGTCAGGAACTCAGTACTCGAGTTCCCGCGCCGATTCCTCCGCGGCGAACTCCTCGAGCCGGGCCCGCTGGTCGGCCAGCCTGGGCGGAACTTCGTCGTAGACGGGTTCGAACACGTCGTCCGGATCGGGCAGGGGCGTCGATTCGGCGATTTCGACCGCCTCCTCGAGTTCCCGTTCGGTCTCGGCTTCGATCTCGCCGACGAGGTCGTCGTCGAGCACCCCTTGCTCGCGGAGGTAGGACTCGTACCGATCGAGCGGATCGCCGGTCCGCCAGTCGGGCAGGTCGTCGCTGTCGTCGCGGTACCGCGAGGGATCGTCGCTGGTCGTGTGGGCACCCTGCCGGTAGGTCAGGCTCTCGACGAGGACGGGGTTGCCCTCGCGAGCAGCGTCGAGCGCCTCGCTGACGACCTCGCGGACCGCGAGCGGGTCGTTGCCGTCGACGCGGACGCCCTCGAAGCCGTACGCCTCGGCCTTCTGGGCGATGGTCGCGCTCGCGGTCTGGCGCTCGCGAGGGAGCGAGATCGCCCAGTGATTGTTCTCGCAGAAGAAGACGACCGGGGCGTCGAAGACGCCGGCGAAGTTCAGTCCCTCGTGGAAGTCGCCCTCCGAGGTCGCGCCGTCGCCGAAGTAACAGCAGATTGCCTCCCCGGAGTCCGTGTAATTGGCGGCCATTCCCAGCCCCGCTGCGTGGGGGATCTGGGTCGCGATCGGCACCGACTGCGGGAACACGTTCAGGTCGTGGTCGGAGGTGTACTCGGGGTAACCCCGTCGAAAGAGGAGGATGTCGCTCATCGGCACGCCGTGGGCGATCTGCATCGCGTTCGATCGATACGTCGGGACGAGCCAGTCGTCCGCGGCGAGGGCGTGGGCAGCCCCCACCTGCGAGGCTTCCTGCCCCTTGAACGGCGGATAGCCGCTCATCCAGCCCCGTCGCTGGAGGGCGAGTGCCCGTTCGTCGAACCGGCGCGCCCGCACCATATCCCGGTAACACGCGAGGGCGTCCTCGACGGGTACTCGGCTCGCTGCAAGCGACGTCTCACCAATGACGCGGTGCATGGAGGCACGTCACTGGCGGCGGTGAAAGTGATTGCGAAGTAAGCTAATCCGCTGACTTTAGTCGTGGGTTTCCGCGCTGTTCGACCTGCGACCTCCGGACTGAACGCGCGTCCACAGCGGCCGCCGATCGACGGCCTACTCGTCCGTCTCGAGCGCCGACGCGAGGACGCGTTCGACCCGATCGAGCACCGCCTTCGGCTCCTGGCTCGCGTCGACGCGGACGAACCGATGGGGGTCGCGCTCAATCAGTCGCTCGTAATTGTCCCGGACTGCCGCGAGGTACTCGGCCCGTTCGAACTTGTTCGTCGTCCCGGCCCGCTCGGCGGCCGTCTCGGGGTCGAGATCGAGGTAGATCGTCAGGTCGGGTTCGATCGAGAACGGGTCGTGGACGTCGACGACGTACTGGAGCGGGTCGTCGAGTCGGTCGTCGAGACGTTCGGTCGCCGCGAGCGTTGCCCCCTGGTAGGCGAAGCGGGAGTCCGAGTATCGATCGGAAACCACGAGGTCGTCGCGCTCGAGGGCGGGTTCGATCACCCGCGAGAGGTGGTCGGCGTGGTCCGCGGTGTACAGAAAGAGTTCCGCGAGCGGGTCGGCGTCGTCGTCCGAGATCGATCGAGAGACGGCCTCGCCGTACCAGGAATCGTCCGTGGGCTCGCGGGTGAACACCGCATCGGGATAGCGCTCCTGCAGGGCTTCCCAGACCGTCGTCTTCCCGCTGCCGTCCAACCCCTCGAGCGTGACCAGCATGTTCGCACCTCGTCGTGACGAGTACTACAATCTGTCGAGAGGCCGCGTCGCGACGGCGACCCCCACAGCGTAGCCGATCAGCTATTTACCGTCTCGCGTATACGTTCCCGGTATGAAGGTCCTCGTTGCCGGCGGTACGGGTTTCATCGGGACGAACCTCTGTACGGAACTGCAAGAGCGCGGCCACGACGTCACGGCGCTGTCCCGCGATCCGGACGGGAGCGACCTTCCGTCCGGCGTCGACCTCGCGATGGGCGACGTCGGCGCGTACGACTCGATCGTGGACACCGTCGCGGACCACGAGGCCGTCGTCAACCTCGTCTCGCTGTCGCCCCTGTACAAGCCGCGAGGCGACCTGAGTCACGAGGACGTCCACCTCGGCGGGACCGAGAATCTCGTCCGCGCCGCCGAGGCGGGTGACGTCGATCGATTCCTCCAGATGAGCGGCCTCGGCGCCGATCCGAACGGCGAGACCGAGTTCCTCCGGGCCAAGGGGAAGGCCGAAGACGTCGTCAGGGAGTCGGATCTGGCGTGGACGATCTTCCGGCCGTCGGTAGTGTTCGGCGACGGCGGCGAGTTCGTCGAGTTCACGAAGACCCTGACGACGCCGTTCGTCACGGCGCTCCCTGGCGGCGGCGAGACCCGGTTCCAGCCCATCTGGGTCGGCGACCTCGTCCCCATGCTCGCCGACGCGCTCGAGGACGAGGCCCACGTCGGCGAAATCTACGATGTTGCCGGCCCACAGATCGTCACGCTCGCGGACGTGACGGAACTCGCCTACGAGGCCGAGGGGAAGTCCGTCACCATCCTGCCGATTCCGATGTCGGTCGCGAAACTCGGACTCACGGCGGCGGACGCGC
The nucleotide sequence above comes from Halosolutus halophilus. Encoded proteins:
- a CDS encoding O-acetylhomoserine aminocarboxypropyltransferase/cysteine synthase family protein, yielding MGDHRDDHRFATRSIHAGQESDPTTGARAPPLYQTTSYEFEDTEHAAALFGLEEFGNIYSRIMNPTNAMLEERIATLEGGVGALATASGMAAFDLATFILAEVGDNIVSSSALYGGTYTYLTHTVAKRGIETKFVDTLDYEAYAEAIDDDTAFVHLETIGNPALVTPDIERIADIAHDHDVPLFVDNTFATPYLCRPLEHGADLVWNSTTKWIHGAGSTVGGILVDGGSFPWDEGDYPELTEPNPAYHGVNFHETFGERAFAIAARTRGLRDLGNQQSPFDAWVTLQKLESLPLRMEKHCENAMAVAEYLEDHSKVSWVNYPGLESHETHANAREYLDGGYGGMITFGLDGGYDAAETVCNEVDLASLLANVGDAKTLIIHPASTTHQQLTEEEKLASGVTDDLVRLSVGIEDVDDVIADLDRAIEQA
- a CDS encoding Lrp/AsnC family transcriptional regulator; protein product: MVTAFVMIKANTGEADRLRDSVESIEGVQSAHIVAGDVDIIAKAQVETPAAVKEIAATQIQGISGIEDTQTYIAMD
- the tmk gene encoding dTMP kinase → MLVTLEGLDGSGKTTVWEALQERYPDAVFTREPTDDSWYGEAVSRSISDDDADPLAELFLYTADHADHLSRVIEPALERDDLVVSDRYSDSRFAYQGATLAATERLDDRLDDPLQYVVDVHDPFSIEPDLTIYLDLDPETAAERAGTTNKFERAEYLAAVRDNYERLIERDPHRFVRVDASQEPKAVLDRVERVLASALETDE
- the gpmI gene encoding 2,3-bisphosphoglycerate-independent phosphoglycerate mutase, with protein sequence MDAALIILDGWGLGDGEGRNAIEAARTPVFDRLADAGAYGSLEVAGRRVGLPEGQMGNSEVGHLNIGAGRVVYQEYTRISDSIADGSFRKNDAINTAFTNARENDGKIHFVGLVSDGGVHSDHEHLHALIELAGDRDVEAVTHAITDGRDTSPTGGRDYLSTLADVVDEHGTGDVATVTGRYYAMDRDQNWDRTKRAYDAIVNRAADHEAASAVEAIEESYDRGETDEFVEPTVISGQPALEDGDSVVWFNFRSDRARQLTRMLADIRPGDWADVFETSPPDAEVVMLTQYDKTFDLPVAYPPTQPKQVLGEVLSDAGKTQLRIAESEKYAHVTYFLNGGREVEFDGEIRKIVESPDVPTYDLQPEMSAPEVTDTAIETIRSDDPDVLVLNYANPDMVGHTGDYEAAIEAVEAVDAQLGRLVEALEEAGADVLITADHGNADDMGTEEDPHTAHTYNDVPFVYVSADDTADDRDLREGGTLADIAPTILELIDVDQPPEMTGELLLE
- a CDS encoding DUF5813 family protein gives rise to the protein MTDFPAPVERELDAHDAFTPADDGYELTTTVFDATVTADEAEGKRDGRFTATVLLPALDAAVAGESVAPVVEDGWFETLERRLQDVFTVAHTSTHDEPVVDRDGDEVTVTLEYVAWNAGEGVEDAKALIEFVEGTYAQGIIPGYEYRGEAATLLENAQNRGQQAADGDGSSGGMPM
- a CDS encoding DUF7522 family protein; the encoded protein is MTTGPLTSDAVDRFVTTCLDSVGEELRSVTCFTRDDFEQVYLREGLERNADLDTFIGNEWCGFKVTQAANEGSELGAYRYTIRVFENGNRLRVTSEREGVFVTTDDLTLEEFADLASVLGDELERRALERPV
- the pdhA gene encoding pyruvate dehydrogenase (acetyl-transferring) E1 component subunit alpha; translated protein: MHRVIGETSLAASRVPVEDALACYRDMVRARRFDERALALQRRGWMSGYPPFKGQEASQVGAAHALAADDWLVPTYRSNAMQIAHGVPMSDILLFRRGYPEYTSDHDLNVFPQSVPIATQIPHAAGLGMAANYTDSGEAICCYFGDGATSEGDFHEGLNFAGVFDAPVVFFCENNHWAISLPRERQTASATIAQKAEAYGFEGVRVDGNDPLAVREVVSEALDAAREGNPVLVESLTYRQGAHTTSDDPSRYRDDSDDLPDWRTGDPLDRYESYLREQGVLDDDLVGEIEAETERELEEAVEIAESTPLPDPDDVFEPVYDEVPPRLADQRARLEEFAAEESARELEY
- a CDS encoding complex I NDUFA9 subunit family protein, which codes for MKVLVAGGTGFIGTNLCTELQERGHDVTALSRDPDGSDLPSGVDLAMGDVGAYDSIVDTVADHEAVVNLVSLSPLYKPRGDLSHEDVHLGGTENLVRAAEAGDVDRFLQMSGLGADPNGETEFLRAKGKAEDVVRESDLAWTIFRPSVVFGDGGEFVEFTKTLTTPFVTALPGGGETRFQPIWVGDLVPMLADALEDEAHVGEIYDVAGPQIVTLADVTELAYEAEGKSVTILPIPMSVAKLGLTAADALPFVPFGPDQARSLEMNNTVVDNDVTAFGVDPEELRTLRSYLDIEPRPVRESRQST
- a CDS encoding potassium channel family protein; translated protein: MRFVIIGAGRVGLRTARVLREEGHEVTIIERDETKVKRAREQGFSVVVGDGSREDLLAEAGIAEADALGALTGDLNVNFTACMIGDHYGARTIMRIDEAYREGIYRKYAHEVDEVIYPERLGAIGAKNALLGGTIRAIADIAQNLQVVELTITNSAPVNGYTISELHLPADATVLAFGKRGQPLEIPSEDLSLEDGDRLVVLADFEVLSDVRQLLVGENPDLAAANADAGGVN
- a CDS encoding Lrp/AsnC family transcriptional regulator: MVHAFIMVKTAAGKSEGLLASIRGLEMVTDAHIVAGNYDIITEVDAEQVYDVLKVVSSNIQSLEGVTDTKTYIAMD